CGGTACCGGGCGCCGGGGcaggggcggggaggggagcCGGTGCTGGCGAAGCGGGCTTGTTCCGTGCCCCCATCCCGGGGAAGGGGAAACCTGACCCGGTACCGGGCACCAGCCGGTCTGGGGACGCGGCCGCGGAACATAAGCCGGTAGCGGCCATCAGCCATCGGGGGCAGGGTGGAGAACCGGTACAGGACGGTGCTGGGCACGGGCTGGTCGGGGACGGGACCGGTGGCGGACACCGGCTGGCCGCAGGGGAGGTCGGGGGTAACGCGGGCGGGACCAGAAGCAGCTAACGCCATTCGCTCTCCGCAGGGCTCCTGTCGTGTCCCGGCGCCGTCGCCAGCGTCCCGGTGAGTGCCGCCCCCGGCAAGGGCGATCCCACCCGCCCCACTCCGTGCCGGCAGCCGGTGCAGAGCGGCCCCTTGCCCAGAGCCTCGGGCTAGGACCGCGGAGCCGGCACCCGCCTGCCCTGGAGAGACGCATCTCTTACCAGCCCCACCTGCGGCTGCCGTTCGGGACGGTTCCTCGCCTCCCGTGTGTCCCGCTGCCGCCCGTGAAGCGCCAGTGTTCTTCAGAAGCCCTCAGATCAGAAACTGATGGGTGACCTGTTTCAAATGGTGTATCTTAATCCTCTTATATCCCTGTCTTCCCTAGCCTGCCTGCGAAAAGTATGGTGTGCACGGATGCCCAAGGGACTACAATCCTGTTTGTGGAACCGATGGAGAAACCTACTCAAACGAGTGTGTGCTCTGCCTTTCAAACAGGTAACCACCTATTGGCACCCTAACCTAATGtaaccttcccttccctctaTGTGAGCAAAATATTCACATTATTCACCTGACAGCCCAGTTAACTGATAGATTATTGGCATCAGCTGT
The window above is part of the Strigops habroptila isolate Jane chromosome 7, bStrHab1.2.pri, whole genome shotgun sequence genome. Proteins encoded here:
- the SPINK2 gene encoding serine protease inhibitor Kazal-type 2, encoding MEVPVPLLVLLPTLLAGLLSCPGAVASVPPACEKYGVHGCPRDYNPVCGTDGETYSNECVLCLSNSENKKDVQISKRGKC